A stretch of DNA from Brevibacillus ruminantium:
GTCGCCTTGCTTCAGTACGTATTTTTCATCGCCGATTGAGACCTCCATTTCACCTTGCAAAACAATGCCACCTTCTTCTCCTTGGTGGGGCAGCAGCGGGACTTCTTCTCCGCGATCAGGGCTAACAGTAATTTCAAAAAACTCAAGCTTTGTACCTGTGAGTGGAGCAAGTACTCGATATTTAACATTCGGATGTCTCATTGTGAGAATCTCTTGCTCCTCCCGTCTGGAGAGGAAAACGGAGTTTTTTTTGATTCCGTCAAAAAAATAGGAGAGAGATACATCGAAAATGATGCTTAATTTCCACAAAGTATCAAGGGAAGGCTTGGCTTTTCCTCTTTCCAGTTGAGAAACCATACTCTGGCTTAACCCAATTTTCTCTGCAACCTCGTCCACGGTCAAATTCGATTCTTTTCTTTTTGACCGAATTCTCTCTCCGATGACACCGATCGGGAGTTCGAACTGATGTATGTCATTCATTACATTTATTTCCTCCTAATTAGGTTACCAAAATTATTTTTACAAGGCTAGGTAACAGACCGCAAACCTCTGCAGACAACCATGCCCATCCGCCTGTTCAGCAGTTTTCGTCGTGTATTACAGCTTCGCGTATTATTTAGGTTTATATCACTCAGTATACCATTTGTTAAGTGTGGGAAGCATTAATAATGCTCCCCGTAAAGGAGAGCTTTATTAATGAAATCAACTTACACAGGCAGGTTCACAATAGTTCCTTTGACATTGCTATTTCTGCGATCATCATTCGAGTATAACTTAATTGCTTGTACTGTTAGCTGCCTATCAAAAGATTGATTCAACTGAACCAAGGTATATCCTCATACTTAAGTTTTATAGGTAGGGCATTAGAAGCTATGGAGTCGTCGCGTAAAGCTTCTCCAGCAAGGTTACTATTGATGTAGGTTGACAGTTCCGTAATTTTACTATTTACAACATGCAGCCAGAATTTTGCCTATTCATCTATTCATTCTCCCCAATCCAGACAAGCACATCTTTATGAACGTCAAGGTCAATACCAATGCCCATATAGGCGGCTTTATTGACGATAGCTCCGTCCTGTTTAAAGTGAATGGCGTCAAGGAAAACAACAGCATAAACCGCTTGCAAGGGGCGATTTTGCCACTCTTTGATCATCGGTATAATCTTATTCTCGTTACATTCGATATGGGCGTTGGTGAGACTTCGATGCCATAGAGCTGCTGCAGATGGTCTTGGATATTGCTTGTGGATACACCTTTGGCATAGAGGGCAAGAATTTGATCTTCGATCCCTGTAACATTGGATTGATTTCAACATCCCCGTACTCAGAACGGACGGTTTTCTTGCTATACCTATTGCGGCTGTTGGTTGTCCGCTTGTTTTCTTATCATGCTTGGCGTATCCAAGAGAGGACTCGATTTCAACTTCCAGCATTTCTTTTGACATCCTAAAAATCTCCCAACCTTTCTATTCCTAATTGTTGTTTAGAGGTTGAGAGTTTACACAAAATATTTTACAGACTCGAATGAAATTGAAATATTAATACTTACCTTCTTCATATTGTTGTTCATCTACACTCCCCTACACTTTTGTTCAACATAAATCAATTTTAGCACTTGTGCTACTCCACCTTCTGTCCATTCCATCATAAGTCTTTCTCCACTTACTTCACATTTAGGAGAGGAGAATTGGGACTAAATATCCTAGGTTTGTCGCTGTTGGATTAGAAGTAGTCATTGTATAATTCTTGCTGCTGTTCCTCTGCTATGGTTTGTAAGTCATATGCGTTAATTCGAAACAACTGATAATCGCCAATATCCGCTTTTTTTGCGGCTAGCTTATTTAAAAATTTCGGGGAGCCTTCGTTTTCTTCATCGTAAACTAACAAGATACCATCTGAATTGGATAGCAAGAATTTGTGATTCTCTCCAAGCTGCCAAACTCCCTGGTAAGGTGTTTGATAGACACTATTGATATAGTCGGCTTGCATCACAATATTACGGTAGTAATCCTGGGTCTCTTCTTTCCACTTTTCCTCTTGATTCAAAAATGGAGTTATTACCGCCAGTTTTAGTTGTGGATACTCCTTTTTTAATTCCAGAACTGTTTCGGCTGCCCACATTTCTACCCCAAGTTGACCTGATATGATGACCCATTCCAATTCTTCCTCAAGGAATCTTACGAGTTCCCGCTTCAGTGCTTTCTTAATAATCGCTAAGCCCGGATTTTTTTCATTGAAAATGCCAAGCTCGTGAGCCTTGTATCCTGAAACAAATAAACGTTTTAACATGTTGTCACCTCTAACTTAAAAGGAGCTATAGCAGAAAATAGATTTCTTTTCACTCGCTGTCGCTGTGTATTCATTAGTGTTTCGTCTCATTTTTTCTTATATTATCACAAATTTGAATGCCTCAGGATAAATCGGATGATTCGTTTCTCTTTCCACTACTCACGGTGCTCTATAATGCTCGCAAGAAAGATATCTTGTGATTTCCGGTTTTCCTGACGAAAGCCCTTTTCCATATTTTCGCCTAAGATTTTTGGTTCTTTGGATTTGGATCAGCCTGTCTGTAGAGCTTTCCTTTCAAATTAAGTTTTGGTCCATCTGAAATAAACAGCCCCACCAAGGTAAGCGCGGTGCCTACCATCGCCATCGATGTAATTTTCTCTTGCAAAATAAGCGAAGAAGCCACGAGTGTAATCACGGGTACAGTATAAATATACAAACTGGTTTTTACAGCTCCTAAAACCCCCACAGCCCAGTTCCAACTTACAAAGCATAATGCAGAAGCCGAAAAGCCTAGAAATAATAGATTAAATAAATTAGGGATGCTAGTGAACCACGCAAAGTCGAAGGAAAAGTCCAGCAAAAATAACGCAGGTATCATTAATAGTAATCCATAGAAAAACACCTTGCGCGTGCTGCCAACAGTATATAACCGAGGACACTAATGATGAGGTGCTCCCGGTCCTTGTCCTGTTCTTTTAGTACACAATGGAGGGGGTGCTATAGTAAATATGGAGGGCATCTTCCTAATTCTTTTATAAAAGAAAAGGCCTCACTTGAGAGAGAAGAGCTCCCAGGCAAGACCTTTTCGTCCGTTCAGCGTTTTACACCCGAACAACCAACAAATCACATGACAACCATAAGGAGAATCAATTAGGACAGAAATAATAATATTGAAGCCTTACGTCCGCCAAATTAAACGCATAGACATTGGCTCTTAGTGGCGTTATCGTGGTGACCTTCTTCAGCATTTCACCCTTGTACCTCATGGGACGTGGTCGTTGATTGCCCGGTTTTGCATGAAAACGCTGTTTGCACGAGTTAGTCCTGTCCCAACGAGTGAAGAAAGACAATTAAGCGAGCTTGGCGCGATAGTTATCTATGATTCGATGCTCCATTTTTTCCTGTAGGTGGTCGGTCATTTCCTGGCATATCTGGTTGTATTCCCAATCCGATATCTGATAAGCAGAAGGAGCATCTTTATGCAGCAGCATGGCGATACGCATATGAGTCGCAGGGTGTGTCGTGTCCATGCTTTGTTGACTTCTTTCCAGGATGCGCACTATGCGCATTTTTTCCTTTCCAGGTAGCTTTGAAAAAGTCTCATGCAAGTGCTGACCCAGTGTCATACTTTGCTTCTGCAAGGAATGTCTCGCGATCAGTGGCTCCACCACATCGTTCATGTGTATGATCTGCAACAGGGAAATGAGATGCTGACTGCCTGCAAGCTGAACCGCCATACGATCCGCCTCATATTCAGCTCGTTGACTCTGATTCCAATAAAGATGAATGAGAACAGCCAGCAAATGATAGGGAATCCAAAATAGTAGCCGCATGATCCCTCTGCTGAACGTGGCGATGAATGAAAAATGGTATTCATCATCCTCGTCTTGGATTGGGTCAAGCAAGTCGCACCAATTCAGGAGAATACGCTGTGCATGTGATACCAGAGCGCTCCGCCTAATGTCATTGTTACGGCAATGAGCCAGCTCATGGGCAAGCAGTGCGGTTAATTCTCCCGGTGTGCACGCAAACAATAGTGGATAACCGATGACAACTACCCTCCCTCTGCGCCATCCATATTCAGTGGTATACGCCTCGTAGTAAGGAGAGAGCGCGAACTGTATTCCTTTTCCGACCCCCATCTTTTGGGCCACGGTTTCAAATATCTTCATGGTGGCTGGGTGTTCAT
This window harbors:
- a CDS encoding helix-turn-helix domain-containing protein, with translation MNDIHQFELPIGVIGERIRSKRKESNLTVDEVAEKIGLSQSMVSQLERGKAKPSLDTLWKLSIIFDVSLSYFFDGIKKNSVFLSRREEQEILTMRHPNVKYRVLAPLTGTKLEFFEITVSPDRGEEVPLLPHQGEEGGIVLQGEMEVSIGDEKYVLKQGDSIYFDSTKPHAFRNPGKDPAVAIWTGTPWGPIDES
- a CDS encoding DUF1273 domain-containing protein; translated protein: MLKRLFVSGYKAHELGIFNEKNPGLAIIKKALKRELVRFLEEELEWVIISGQLGVEMWAAETVLELKKEYPQLKLAVITPFLNQEEKWKEETQDYYRNIVMQADYINSVYQTPYQGVWQLGENHKFLLSNSDGILLVYDEENEGSPKFLNKLAAKKADIGDYQLFRINAYDLQTIAEEQQQELYNDYF
- a CDS encoding M48 family metallopeptidase, which gives rise to MTQVSLKLYFLSLQLNFQSFPTNPKYLIPIARWMISGKNAQSNPNYFQTVLSGTVTRGKMLSDSALWTKQAQRGNDSVKPCPSCGAQIEANEGYPFWCEHCDWNLTVPSKERQGKAWERLERKMRDTYGQSLFKELQNRTELVTKQGVSERVASAYSLVIIGCSVTGFLFSLYGLFAWYRSPFIFISCLLILLFAWLSRPRPHPFPKMAILLNADEHPATMKIFETVAQKMGVGKGIQFALSPYYEAYTTEYGWRRGRVVVIGYPLLFACTPGELTALLAHELAHCRNNDIRRSALVSHAQRILLNWCDLLDPIQDEDDEYHFSFIATFSRGIMRLLFWIPYHLLAVLIHLYWNQSQRAEYEADRMAVQLAGSQHLISLLQIIHMNDVVEPLIARHSLQKQSMTLGQHLHETFSKLPGKEKMRIVRILERSQQSMDTTHPATHMRIAMLLHKDAPSAYQISDWEYNQICQEMTDHLQEKMEHRIIDNYRAKLA